The following proteins are encoded in a genomic region of Nicotiana sylvestris chromosome 4, ASM39365v2, whole genome shotgun sequence:
- the LOC104233476 gene encoding OVARIAN TUMOR DOMAIN-containing deubiquitinating enzyme 5-like, producing MEDTPKEEDKLSDGASENAPPKEQESREEMLSRHRKEISQLQGKEMAMKKAAAKGSKAEQKAKKKQVDEEVSKLSAQLKQRHAEELASLGYSGGSSNEKEKDNLDTLVKAIAGVSVGIQSDSSKPSKSVKRREKRAQQEAAREQRIQEEQSNIVSDRVIENEKLERKLEPLGLTINEIKPDGHCLYRAVENQLALHSGGSSPYTYLELRQMAAGYMTKHATDFLPFFLSENMSEGESDDSVVERFENYCREVETTAAWGGQLELGALTHVLKKHIMIFSGSFPDVEMGKEYKSDSSTSSYNLSIMLSYHRHAFGLGEHYNSVVRSLS from the exons ATGGAGGATACACCTAAAGAAGAAGACAAGTTGTCTGATGGGGCTTCTGAAAATGCACCTCCGAAGGAACAAGAAAGCCGTGAGGAGATGCTTTCAAGGCATAG GAAAGAGATTTCTCAGCTACAGGGCAAAGAAATGGCAATGAAAAAGGCAGCAGCTAAGGGCAGCAAGGCTGAACAGAAAGCTAAGAAGAAACAAGTCGATGAAGAGGTGTCCAAACTTTCTGCTCAGCTCAAACAAAGGCACGCGGAGGAACTTGCTTCTTTAGGCTATAGTGGTGGTAGTagtaatgaaaaagaaaaagataatctTGACACGTTGGTGAAGGCTATTGCTGGAGTTTCTGTTGGCATTCAATCTGACAGTTCAAAACCTAGCAAGAGTGTTAAGAGGCGTGAGAAAAGAGCTCAACAAGAAGCAgctagagagcagagaatacaaGAAGAACAGAGTAATATTGTAAGCGATCGGGTTATTGAGAATGAGAAGTTAGAAAGAAAACTTGAACCCCTTGGATTAACCATTAATGAAATAAAGCCCGATGGACACTGTCTCTACCGAGCTGTCGAGAATCAGTTAGCGCTTCACTCTGGAGGTTCGTCGCCTTATACATATCTTGAACTCCGACAGATGGCGGCAGGATACATGACGAAACACGCCACCGACTTTCTCCCCTTTTTCCTCTCTGAGAATATGAGTGAAGGAGAATCGGATGATTCTGTTGTGGAAAGGTTTGAGAATTACTGTAGAGAAGTGGAGACAACCGCAGCATGGGGCGGACAACTTGAGCTCGGTGCTCTAACTCATGTCTTAAAGAAACATATCATGATTTTTTCAGGGTCCTTTCCCGATGTAGAGATGGGAAAAGAATACAAATCTGACAGCAGCACTAGCTCTTATAATTTAAGTATAATGCTATCGTACCACAGACATGCATTTGGGCTTGGCGAACATTATAACTCGGTTGTCCGGAGTTTATCCTGA